A portion of the Glycine max cultivar Williams 82 chromosome 10, Glycine_max_v4.0, whole genome shotgun sequence genome contains these proteins:
- the LOC100775235 gene encoding hydrophobic protein RCI2B → MAGDGAATCIDILLAIILPPLGVFLKYGCQVEFWICLVLTLFGYIPGIIYAVYSITK, encoded by the exons atggccgGTGACGGTGCAGCTACATGCATAGACATCCTTCTTGCCATTATTCTCCCTCCTCTTGGTGTCTTTCTCAAATATGGTTGCCag GTGGAGTTCTGGATTTGTTTGGTGCTGACCCTTTTTGGTTATATACCTGGAATTATCTATGCTGTCTATTCTATCACCAAGTGA
- the LOC100775777 gene encoding anaphase-promoting complex subunit 11: LKAHPLLPFKFWSPLRIRTNPTHIFFFFFSFAVARHQDESQHLAWHAVASWTWDAQDETCGICRMAFDGCCPDCKLPGDDCPLIWGVCNHAFHLHCILKWVNSQTSQAHCPMCRREWQFKG; this comes from the exons TTGAAGGCGCATCCCCTTCTCCCTTTCAAATTTTGGTCTCCACTACGAATTCGCACAAACCCTAcccacatcttttttttttttttttcttttgcagttGCTAGGCACCAAGATGAAAGTCAACATCTTGC ATGGCATGCTGTTGCTTCATGGACTTGGGATGCCCAGGATGAAACCTGTGGGATTTGTAGGATGGCCTTTGATGGATGTTGTCCTGACTGTAAACTTCCTGGAGATGACTGCCCATTGA TTTGGGGTGTATGCAATCACGCATTTCATTTGCACTGTATCCTGAAATGGGTGAATTCTCAGACATCACAAGCGCATTGCCCCATGTGCCGTCGGGAGTGGCAGTTTAAAGGATGA
- the LOC100792290 gene encoding agamous-like MADS-box protein AGL80 — protein sequence MTRKKVKLAYITDVTARKSTYKKRKKGIIKKVSELTILCGIPACAIISSPFDSKPEVWPDPERAKQVIQKYLDASVLDESKNVNQESFIMQRIAKAQEQLKKHRQENHEKEMALSMFQYMQGEDLPNNVEELKELNKLIEKNLKEIENKLAVNGESISV from the coding sequence ATGACTAGGAAGAAAGTGAAACTTGCCTATATCACCGATGTCACGGCAAGAAAATCCACttacaagaaaaggaagaagggtATCATTAAGAAGGTGAGTGAACTCACCATTCTTTGCGGTATCCCAGCGTGCGCTATAATTTCCAGTCCTTTTGATTCTAAGCCAGAGGTTTGGCCAGATCCAGAGAGAGCCAAACAGGTGATTCAGAAGTATCTGGATGCATCTGTACTAGATGAAAGCAAGAATGTCAACCAAGAGAGCTTCATCATGCAAAGGATTGCCAAAGCCCAGGAACAATTGAAGAAACATCGTCAGGAGAACCATGAGAAGGAGATGGCCTTGTCCATGTTCCAGTACATGCAAGGTGAAGACCTGCCAAATAATGTTGAAGAACTGAAAGAACTCAACAAGCTGATTGAGAAGAATTTgaaggaaattgaaaataaGTTGGCTGTCAATGGTGAGTCTATTAGTGTTTAG